One [Clostridium] saccharolyticum WM1 DNA segment encodes these proteins:
- a CDS encoding MazG nucleotide pyrophosphohydrolase domain-containing protein, translating into MYTFEDLVNITNKLRSHEGCPWDREQTYESLKKCLKEESGEVLEAIDHKDMENLCEELGDVLFLVMLYSRIAKEAGDFSIEDVVNGICEKMIRRHPHVFGEKKDHLQQEGQALWDAIKKQEKALQKCEKP; encoded by the coding sequence ATGTATACTTTCGAGGATTTAGTAAATATTACAAATAAACTGCGGTCCCATGAAGGCTGTCCCTGGGACAGGGAACAGACTTATGAAAGTTTGAAAAAATGCCTGAAAGAGGAAAGCGGAGAGGTTCTGGAAGCCATTGATCATAAGGATATGGAAAATCTTTGTGAAGAGCTGGGGGATGTCCTGTTTCTGGTCATGCTGTACAGCCGGATTGCAAAGGAAGCAGGTGATTTTTCCATAGAGGATGTGGTGAATGGAATCTGTGAAAAAATGATACGCAGGCACCCCCATGTTTTTGGCGAAAAAAAGGATCATTTGCAGCAGGAGGGACAGGCTCTTTGGGATGCAATAAAAAAGCAGGAGAAAGCCCTTCAAAAGTGCGAAAAACCTTGA
- the yabP gene encoding sporulation protein YabP: MEEKMNICPHRLTIENRGSGTMTGIREVVSFDENQVVLDTDMGLLTLKGKDLHVSRLTLEKGEVDLNGNIESITYSSNEALRRSGESLISRLFK; this comes from the coding sequence ATGGAAGAAAAGATGAATATATGCCCTCATAGGCTGACAATAGAAAACAGGGGCTCCGGTACGATGACAGGAATACGGGAAGTGGTATCCTTTGATGAAAATCAGGTGGTCCTGGATACCGACATGGGGCTTTTGACCCTGAAAGGAAAGGATCTTCACGTCAGCCGCCTGACCCTTGAAAAAGGGGAAGTGGATTTAAACGGCAATATTGAGAGTATTACCTATTCCTCCAATGAAGCACTGCGCAGGTCAGGGGAATCCCTGATTTCCAGGCTGTTTAAATAA
- a CDS encoding HU family DNA-binding protein, with translation MLHSRRKISMNKAELIAAVAEKAELSKKDAEKAVKALTDVISEELVKGEKIQLVGFGTFEVSERAAREGRNPKSGEVMNIPASKTPKFKAGKALKDMVNA, from the coding sequence GTGCTACATTCTAGGAGGAAGATATCAATGAACAAAGCAGAGTTAATCGCAGCAGTCGCAGAAAAAGCAGAACTGTCCAAAAAGGATGCGGAGAAGGCAGTAAAGGCTTTGACAGATGTAATATCTGAGGAACTGGTTAAAGGCGAGAAGATCCAGTTGGTTGGTTTTGGTACATTTGAGGTATCTGAAAGAGCGGCTAGAGAAGGAAGGAATCCAAAGAGCGGTGAAGTTATGAACATTCCTGCTTCTAAGACACCAAAATTTAAAGCTGGAAAGGCTTTAAAGGATATGGTGAACGCTTAA
- the spoVT gene encoding stage V sporulation protein T, with amino-acid sequence MKATGIVRRIDDLGRVVIPKEIRRTLRLREGTPLEIFTDREGEIILKKYSPMVELTAFASQYAEAMAQTTGLTVCISDRDQIIAVAGGSKKELLQKTISKQLENLINERTVVVAGKDDKGFIPLSGETLEGITAQVVAPIICEGDAIGAVALLSREPRARFGDMETKLATTAAGFLGRQMEG; translated from the coding sequence ATGAAAGCAACTGGTATTGTAAGAAGAATTGACGACCTGGGACGCGTGGTGATACCAAAAGAGATCAGAAGGACGCTCCGGTTAAGAGAAGGGACTCCGCTTGAAATATTTACAGACAGGGAAGGAGAAATCATCCTAAAGAAATATTCTCCGATGGTAGAACTTACTGCTTTTGCTTCCCAATATGCAGAAGCCATGGCTCAGACTACCGGACTTACCGTATGTATCAGCGACAGGGATCAGATCATTGCAGTGGCAGGAGGGTCTAAAAAGGAACTTCTCCAGAAAACCATCAGCAAGCAATTAGAGAACCTCATTAACGAGCGCACGGTTGTGGTGGCCGGAAAAGACGATAAGGGCTTTATTCCCCTGTCAGGAGAAACCCTGGAAGGGATAACGGCACAGGTGGTGGCCCCCATTATCTGTGAAGGTGATGCCATCGGGGCTGTGGCCTTATTAAGCAGAGAGCCAAGAGCGCGTTTTGGAGATATGGAAACAAAGCTGGCAACAACGGCAGCAGGATTTTTAGGCCGTCAGATGGAAGGGTAA
- a CDS encoding SpoIIE family protein phosphatase — MFRRKAAHHDMADVNVYTAKRLNDMANSLGELARACTDDLSAEQGLTKEDGIAALQTAAAMVCAGCNKCIVYSGKEQDNQYYLQYLVRAFEQKGSVDYGDMPRFFLETCKRKDEYMAHLNRGLGRATMNLAWKNRFLESRDAVIVQFKELAVILEEFSHQVEHSIDITPDWEDEIKRAFRRNHIIVEKMLILEYENHQREAFLTMRTLNGRCVTVKEAAEILENAIEEGEWTVAPDGRNLVTKQADTIRFVEKGEYRVLYGVAKAVKSGEEVSGDNYTFGQVQPGQVIMSLSDGMGSGRIAEEESRQVIELTQRLLEAGFSARAALKMVNTVLLLTGIAQHPATLDLCCIDLKTGILEAMKLGAAATYILSEKGVELLEAGEVPMGILNPVEPVLLSKKLWDDNRIIMVSDGVLDALPGDDKELMLKEFIAGMPVKNPQDMADRVLLFARSFTDRAADDMTVLTAGIWKRK; from the coding sequence GTGTTCAGACGTAAGGCGGCACATCACGATATGGCTGATGTGAATGTATATACAGCAAAGAGATTAAACGACATGGCAAACTCTTTGGGAGAGCTAGCCAGAGCTTGTACAGATGACTTGTCGGCAGAACAGGGACTTACTAAGGAAGACGGCATTGCGGCCCTTCAGACGGCGGCGGCTATGGTATGCGCAGGCTGCAACAAATGCATTGTGTATTCCGGGAAAGAACAGGACAATCAATATTATCTGCAATATCTGGTTCGTGCATTTGAACAAAAAGGGAGTGTGGACTACGGGGACATGCCCCGTTTTTTTCTTGAAACCTGTAAGAGGAAGGATGAGTACATGGCCCATTTAAACAGGGGCCTGGGAAGGGCCACCATGAATCTGGCATGGAAAAACCGTTTTTTGGAAAGCCGTGATGCAGTTATCGTCCAGTTTAAGGAGCTGGCTGTGATCCTGGAGGAATTTTCTCATCAGGTAGAGCATTCCATCGACATCACTCCGGATTGGGAGGATGAAATTAAGCGTGCATTCCGCCGCAACCATATCATCGTAGAAAAAATGCTTATTTTAGAATATGAAAATCATCAGAGAGAAGCATTCCTGACCATGAGAACCTTAAACGGCCGGTGTGTGACCGTAAAGGAAGCTGCGGAGATCCTGGAAAATGCCATAGAGGAAGGGGAATGGACGGTGGCCCCCGACGGCAGGAATTTAGTGACAAAGCAGGCCGACACCATACGGTTTGTTGAAAAGGGAGAATACCGGGTCCTTTACGGAGTAGCCAAGGCGGTGAAAAGCGGAGAAGAGGTATCCGGAGATAATTACACCTTTGGACAAGTTCAGCCCGGACAAGTCATTATGAGCCTGTCAGACGGCATGGGAAGCGGCAGGATTGCCGAAGAGGAGAGCAGGCAGGTCATCGAACTGACCCAAAGGCTTTTGGAAGCCGGCTTTTCAGCCAGGGCGGCTTTAAAGATGGTCAACACGGTCCTTCTTCTGACCGGAATTGCCCAGCATCCGGCAACCCTGGATTTGTGCTGCATTGATTTGAAGACAGGGATCCTGGAAGCCATGAAGCTGGGGGCTGCAGCCACTTATATCCTTAGTGAAAAGGGGGTGGAGCTTTTGGAAGCAGGCGAGGTTCCTATGGGGATCCTGAACCCGGTGGAGCCGGTTCTTCTGTCTAAGAAGCTATGGGATGATAACCGGATCATTATGGTAAGTGACGGAGTGCTGGATGCCCTTCCTGGGGATGATAAGGAGCTGATGCTAAAGGAGTTCATAGCCGGGATGCCGGTTAAAAATCCCCAGGATATGGCAGACAGGGTCCTTTTGTTCGCAAGATCCTTTACCGATCGGGCGGCCGATGACATGACGGTTCTCACTGCCGGGATCTGGAAAAGAAAATAA
- the yabQ gene encoding spore cortex biosynthesis protein YabQ — MSVHIVYEVKLLLYSFLTGAGLMITYDLLRIFRIFIPHSYVFIGIEDMIYWVYAALVTFSLLYEQNDGGLRGYAVAGVFIGMFLYDKIISRHFLKLLKHFRKYLKIKMDSCNQRKKRRQR; from the coding sequence ATGAGCGTTCATATTGTTTATGAAGTAAAACTTCTGCTCTACAGCTTTTTAACAGGCGCAGGGCTAATGATCACATATGACCTGTTGCGTATTTTCCGTATTTTTATTCCTCACTCCTATGTGTTTATAGGAATCGAGGACATGATATACTGGGTTTATGCTGCTCTGGTCACGTTTTCCCTGCTGTATGAACAGAATGATGGAGGATTAAGAGGATACGCCGTTGCCGGAGTATTTATAGGAATGTTTTTGTATGATAAAATAATTAGCAGACATTTCCTAAAACTCTTGAAACATTTTCGAAAATATCTTAAAATAAAAATGGATAGCTGTAACCAAAGAAAGAAGCGGCGTCAGAGGTGA
- a CDS encoding FtsB family cell division protein: protein MNKMGKSRRKRKDKWGNRMALIGITFVVFSLAVIVTIKGAGLKEREREYELRLENLQAQVDKEEERSKKLEEYRVYVQTKQYIEEVAKQKLGLVNPDEILLKPSRRQ, encoded by the coding sequence ATGAACAAAATGGGAAAATCAAGAAGAAAGAGAAAAGATAAATGGGGAAACCGGATGGCTCTTATTGGTATAACCTTTGTTGTGTTCAGCCTTGCCGTGATTGTTACGATTAAAGGAGCCGGATTAAAGGAAAGGGAGCGGGAATATGAGCTCCGTCTGGAGAATCTTCAGGCCCAGGTGGACAAGGAAGAGGAACGTTCCAAGAAATTAGAGGAATACCGGGTCTATGTCCAAACAAAGCAATATATTGAAGAGGTCGCAAAGCAGAAGCTGGGACTGGTGAATCCTGATGAGATTCTTCTGAAGCCGTCGCGGAGACAGTAA
- a CDS encoding ComEC/Rec2 family competence protein, translating to MKPEVAMKHFSIWKKIAACVLFLNIVFTAFTTELLTPAPSAGDLTMRGMSFGPSLNIGPGSKIFNGGSLSLLADYDNRQMLSMILQDKDGTLVVIDGGWDIDAAHLTEVLRSKGGHVSGWFITHPHSDHVGALVQILKNPDSQITIDHIYYSLADLSWYEKVEPSRNDMVHSLISAFAALPAEKLRTVQKDQEIQLGQIKAKVLNDPYLLDATSVNNSSVAYKFFLNNVSILVLGDMGPEAGELLAAQRSAEDLKSDIVQMSHHGQYGVNKEVYAMIKPQIALWPCPLWLWNNDNGGGIGSGDWKTLETRKWMEELGVKVNYSIKDGDQIIY from the coding sequence ATGAAACCGGAGGTAGCCATGAAACATTTTAGCATATGGAAAAAAATAGCAGCTTGCGTGCTGTTTTTAAACATCGTATTTACAGCATTTACCACAGAGCTTCTGACTCCCGCCCCCTCGGCCGGGGACTTAACCATGCGGGGCATGAGCTTTGGTCCGTCCCTTAATATCGGACCTGGAAGCAAAATATTTAACGGCGGCAGTTTATCTCTGCTTGCGGATTACGACAACCGGCAGATGCTTTCCATGATTTTGCAGGACAAGGACGGAACCCTTGTGGTCATTGACGGCGGCTGGGATATTGATGCCGCCCACTTAACGGAAGTACTCCGTTCCAAAGGCGGGCACGTATCCGGATGGTTTATTACTCATCCTCACTCTGACCATGTGGGGGCTCTTGTTCAGATTCTGAAAAACCCGGACAGCCAGATTACCATTGATCATATCTATTATTCCCTGGCGGACTTATCCTGGTATGAAAAAGTGGAGCCTTCCCGGAACGATATGGTACACAGCCTGATATCAGCCTTTGCAGCTCTTCCCGCTGAAAAGCTCCGCACTGTGCAGAAGGACCAGGAGATCCAGCTGGGGCAGATCAAGGCCAAGGTTTTAAACGACCCTTATCTTCTGGATGCCACCTCCGTAAATAACAGCTCTGTTGCTTATAAATTTTTCTTAAATAACGTAAGCATCCTGGTACTGGGCGATATGGGACCGGAAGCCGGTGAACTGCTGGCAGCACAGCGCAGTGCAGAGGATTTAAAAAGCGACATTGTCCAGATGTCCCATCACGGCCAGTACGGCGTCAACAAGGAAGTATATGCCATGATAAAACCTCAGATCGCCCTATGGCCCTGTCCCCTCTGGCTGTGGAACAACGATAACGGCGGCGGCATCGGAAGCGGAGACTGGAAAACCCTGGAGACCAGGAAATGGATGGAAGAGCTGGGGGTTAAAGTAAATTACAGCATCAAGGACGGAGACCAGATCATCTATTAA
- a CDS encoding RNA-binding S4 domain-containing protein has protein sequence MRLDKFLKVSRLIKRRTVANEACDAGRVLVNDKPAKASLTIKEGDIIEIHFGTSSVKVEVLDVAETVKKDEAKELYRYL, from the coding sequence ATGAGGCTGGATAAGTTTCTTAAGGTTTCCCGTCTGATCAAGAGAAGAACAGTAGCGAACGAAGCCTGTGATGCAGGCCGTGTACTTGTCAATGATAAACCTGCGAAAGCTTCCTTAACCATTAAGGAAGGCGATATAATAGAGATCCATTTTGGGACAAGCTCGGTAAAGGTGGAAGTTCTTGATGTGGCGGAAACAGTTAAAAAGGATGAAGCAAAGGAGCTTTACCGATATCTCTAG